DNA sequence from the Cohnella herbarum genome:
CCGATGCTAGTAATTTCGTCGAATTCGAGAGGCTGCTCGACTGGTGCGATGAACTTTCGCTGCCGCGATTCGGCGCACATCCGCATCGGCAAAGCAACCCGCTCACGCAACATGCGGCAACGACTCTCCGAAGGCTCGACGGTTTCGATCTCAACGCTAAGGATTTGTTTACTTACGGCTCGGGAATGAGAGACGAAGTTAAGGATTTGGCACGTTCCATCGGCGTTCCTGTCGTGGCAGGCAGCGATACGCACCATCCCTTACAGTTCGGCAGCGTGATGAATCGGTTGGATGCCGATTACGACACGGTCGCGGATTTAGCGGATTGTATTAGACAGGAACGATATCGGATCGAAGTATCCGCATGTCTGGAAACGAAGGTAAAGGCCGCTAATCTGGTCAAAAAGCTGTTGAAGCAGAGCGGGGTATTCGCGATATCATGAACGGGTTTGGAAAAGCCGGTTGAAGAAGTTACAATATGAGGGTGTAATCTTCGCCATTTGTCATCGCTGGTTATTTACTCTATTGGAGGATCCCCATGAACACGCTAGAATTCGAGATGCCGTTAAATCGAATGTCCAAAAGCCAGCAGAAAATCGCCGATTTCATTGCGAAATCTCCCGAACGAATTCCGTTCTATACGGAAGAGGACATTGCGGCTAAGGCAGGCGTCAGCATCGCCACCGTATCGCGATTCTGGAAATCGATCGGTTACGATAATTTGAAATCGTTTAAGAAATATTTGCAAGAAACCCAACATTCGACGCCGGCGCGCAAGATGCAGCACGTCTTGGAGCAAACGGAACGAGAAGTGCTTGGAAGGATGATGACTTCCGCCGTGGTTAATCTAGAGGAAACGACAAAACGGATTTCTCGTCGAGCTTTCGACCAAGCGGTGGAAGCTCTGAACGAGGCGCAACGAATATACGTTCACGGACCGGGCTCGACCTCGTGTCTGACCGACTTATTGCGATTTCGCTTGAATCGAATCGGCATGGAAGTTCGAATCATGGCCCAGAGCGGGCATGAATTGTTGGAAACCCTTGTGCATGCCGGGCCGAAGGATGTCGTGCTCTTCTTCGGATTCGTCCGCAAATCCCCGGAAGCGACCGTTATCTTGGATCAGGCAACCGAATCGGGGTACAAGACGATTCTGGTAACGGATCTTCTCGTATCGGATATGATCAACGAAAGCGATATCGTTCTGCAAGTCGACCGGGGAGAAGCGGATGCGTTTCACTCGCTCGTCGCCCCGTTATCCGTCGTTGAGAGTCTATCGGTATCCCTAGCGGGACAACGCGGAGAGGCGGCAATGGAGAAGCTTAAGCAACTTCATGCCATGCGAAGGAATTATTCCTCTTTGTTGCCTAAATAACCTTCTGAACTGAATCTTCGCCCAAGATGAGCTCGGGGGCTAGCGCCCCCCGCTAACCTTGGATATTCAGGAGCTGCGGAATAAGCGTTGAGCGCTTCGGTTTTACTCCTCTTTCAAGAAAGACAGAACCCCTAACTCAAACCCCTTCACGACCGCTCCGATGCGCGTTTTCACCTCAAGCTTCTGATTGATCGAAGTTAGGTGATATTCAACGGTACGTTGACTGATAGCCAGTTCCAAAGCAATCTCTTTGTTCGTCTTCTCCTTCGCTAATAGCTGCAAGACTTCCCGTTCGGCAGCGGTCAACGCATCGTTCGAATCTTTTGTCGTTCCGATATTCTCTGGAATGAGAATGTGACCCAGCATGCTTTGTTTAATCGCATTGATGATTTTCCCATAGGATGACTGCTTCGATAGATAGGCATGGACGCCGATCTTGTAAGCTTTATAGTAAAACTCTTCGTAAGTGTAGCCGGACAGTAAAATAATTTTAAGCGAGTTGCCGTACCGTTCCTTCAGCAACCGGGCCAACTGAAATCCGTCCATGTAGGGCAAGGAGATGTCCATTAGCGCGACGTCCGGGCAATAGAGCTCGGTTTGGGCGATAAATTCGCGAGGGTCGGTGAACGTGTGCAGCACTTCGATTCCGGGCTCGGAATCGAGTCGATTTTTCAGCCCTTCGAGCACCAGGGGGTGGTCGTCCAGCAAGTAGACGCGTATGTTATCGTTCATTCGGTAATCTCTCCTTGATAAGAGGTAGCTTAAGGGTAATCGACGTACCTTGACCGGGTACGGAATCGATTTCGGTCGAACCGCCCAAATGCTCCATCTGGTCGCAAACGGATAATAGACCGAATCGGGCGCCGCCCGAGACGAATTGCCGCGGGATTGAGATATGCGGAATACCTTTGCCGTTATCGGTGACGCTGCAATAGATGCAATCCCGGCTCATCCAGACTCGGACCTGCATCTCCGATGCCTCCGCATGCTTGAACACGTTGACGATCAGCTCGCGTACGGCACGGAACAGGTTTGCTTTCACGAAGGAAGGAAAGGGTTCCGGGGACGGCGGCTCATAATGCAGCGTGACGGCTATCTCTTCCTGGCGGTTCATGTCGCGGAGTAACCAGCGAAGCGCCTCATGAAGATCTCCTTTGTCCAAAATGTGCGGGTATAGGTTATCGCTCAGCGAACGGATGCTGCGCTGCGAGTCGTATAGGCATTTCAGCCATGTGGCGGTTCTTTCCTGCTCGTGCCGGCCCGTGTCGTGCAATTCCTCTAAGTCGCGAGACAGGAAGATCAGATTCTGAAGCAAGTCGTCGTGCAGGAAGTAGGAGATTCTGATTTTCTCGGATTCTCTGGCTTCGAGCAGCATTTGACTGTACGTCCGGAAGTCGCGAAACCGGCGTTCATGGTGTTCTATCTGCTCCTTGCCTTGCTCGTATTCGTGCTGCATGCGAAACAGCATTCGGGCATTCGTTAGCATCTGTATCGTTTCGACGCGAAACTTCTCGACGATTCGCTGTTCCTCCGAGGAGAACAACGTACCATTGCTTTTCGGACCCAGGCATAGGTAGCCTAGATTTTGTTCATTCGGTCCGTGCGACAGTTCCATGACGCGGGCGAACTCGCTCTTGCTGCTCCAATCGTTGTTGTCGGGCGTTTCCGCGTTCCCGAACGTCCATTTTCCTTCGTAGATCCCCGTGCTGTACACAATGGGCTGGTCATCTTCGTCGATATAGACTAGAGCAAGACCCTGTACCTCGATCATATCGTGAACGAGGTCGGCGAACAGCTTAAGAATGTCGCGGATGTTTTTCTTCTCGGCCATCTGCAAGGAAAGGCGGAGCTTCTGGTTCTCTATCCATTCCTTCTTGCGGTCCTCTTTCCGGCGCAGACGGACTAGCAGGCGGCGATAGACGTAGGTAAGCAATCCGAATAGGACGAACAAACCGACTGCATAAACAACGGAGTTCCAGCTCGCCGCTAGCACGAATAGGGTTAGCGCCGAGATGTAGTAGAAGCTATGTAAAGCTAAGCTGGGGATATAAAATTTCAAGTCTATCATTTGGCGCTGGATCAGCAGATAGGTTAACGTACCGGATATCGGAACGAGACCGATGAGCGCGTACTCCGCGGGTACGAAATAGTCCATCCAGACGAGATGGGGAATGGCGTATAGCAGCGCATAGGGCATTAGGCTGGTGAATATGCCGAGAAACAGGATGAACAGCTGATTTTTCTCGATCCGGTCGAATCGGGTCCAGTAAAATGCCGTAATCCCCGCCATGAGAATTAACGTGACGATGAGGACGACGTTGAGCGTATCCGACACCCAAGCGTACGATTCCTTCCGGACCGTGAACGACGTGGTAAACGCGGAATAGGCGATCGAGTAAATCCGAAAGCCGAGCAGCAGAGAACGGAATCTAGCGTACATAGACCGGAACGCGAACAGCAAATAAAAGGATAGCATCACGTAAGGCACCCAAATGGCGCAATAAAGGAACAAATAGTTGGACAAATACAGCTCGTCGGAGAACAAGGAGATAATCGAGAACGCGATCATTACGTTCAGCAAGAAGAACCTGCGAATGAGGCGGGACTCCGGTTTCCTCCAGACGGCATAACAGCCGACGCCGATAAGAAACAGTTCCATAAGAAACGCGAAGCTATTCTCGAATATGTCAGTACGAGTAGGCTTGATCACGATCGATCGCCGTTGATCTTCTTTGTCCAGGACTTCGATTGTTTTGGCGCCGTTCACTAGCTTGACTTCATCGATTACGAAAAGCTTCGGATCCTGCCGACCATCGAACGATAGGATCCGATCGCCGAGATCGACTTCCCACTCCGTGGCGATCGAATCTCTCTGGATGCCGGAAATCGTCCATTCCGAAGAGGAATTTTTCTCGACCTCGAGTCCGGAAAATGGAGTCGTTAACGAATGGAATTGGATATAGGAAGCCGAGCAAATAAAGATCGCCAGGCAACCGTATAGGAATAAGCGTTTTATACGCGGATGCTGTAAGAAGCTCACGAAGTTCACGATCCTTTGAACAAGTCTTCAACCAGTATAAGTGAAAACAAGCGATTCGTCTTGAATCGCTTGCTTCTCGATCTTGTAAGCTATAAAAGTTTTTGTAGGAGTAAATAGATTAACGCGGCTGCTTCTTCGTTGAGCATATTTTCTTTCGGTCTGTAGTCTACAGGACCCGTCGAGTGCTTTACGTCGGGACCGTATAGCTGCCGTCCGACAACGTATTGAACGCCTTCGGATGCCCAATAGGAGACGGGGCCGGCCAGATCGGCTTGCACCGGAGCGGCGCCCAGGCCGATCTTGGCTAATCGCCAGACGAAGGTAGCCGCTTGTTCGCGAGTAAGCGGTTGTTCCGGGCCGAATGTGCCGCCCGGATTCCCTTGCACGACGCCGAACTCGAACGCCGTTTGAATGACGGCTTCATATGGGCTTCCTTTCAAATCGATGAACGATGAAGGTTGAGTCGAAAGCTGGAAACCGGCTAGAGGCATAATCTGAGCAATGAACTGGCCTCTAGTCACCGGCTTGGACGGCTCGAAGCGGTCTGTCCCCGCTTTAATGGCTCCCATTTGAACGAGATCATAAATGTACTTGGCGTAAGGATGATCATCGGCAACATCATTGAATTTCGGAGGCTTCGGGAGTTTCTCCGACCAACTATCGGTAAGGTTATAGGAGAAGTAAGCTACGTTCCCGTCCGCATCAAGCTTAAATCCGGCGGGAGTTCCCTCCTCGTCGTAGAATAGCAAGTCGCCCGCTTGCCGCAAAACGTGTTTGCCGAAAATATCTTCGACGATCAATGCCCCGTCCGAGGCCGAAATGCGAGATAACAAAGCTGGCGTTCGTATGTGGCGATATAACCCCTCGAAACGCATAAGCTGCTGTTGGGTCGGCATTGGGTCTAACAATGTCGGTCCATCGCCAGTCTCAGGGAAATAGCGGCTCATGAATTGTTCGAAGAAAGGCATACGCAAGTTTCCCTTGTCGCTATTCAATGCGAGGAACATTCCGGTGTTCTGCTCGGGCAGCAGCCAAAGATTCGAATGGAAGCCGGGCAAGTCGCCGCCCTTCTCCACTACCGCGTAGCCGTTGTAATCTTTCGGATAGTTCGATTCGAAGGCATAGCCGACTCCCGGAATATCCGGATGAATCGTAACGCTTCTCTTCTCCATCTCCTTCACCGAAGCATCGGCAAGGATTCGCTCATTACCGGCTTGGCCGCCGTTCAGCATTGCGAGGAGGAACTTGGCCATGTCGGCCCCCGTAGAGAACATCCCGCCTTCGGGCGCGCTGTCAGGTACGTTGGCAATATGTTGAGTTGGCTTATGCGTGCTGTCATAAGGAGTAGCGATCGCTTTTTTCACTTTCTCGGTGAAAATAAAGCTACTGTTGTTCATCCCGAGAGGCTTGAACATTTTTTGGGCCATATATTCTTGAAAAGGAAGACCGGATACTTTCTCGACGATGTAGCCTTGCAAAGTAAAGCCGTAGTTGTCGTATCGGAACGTTTCGCCCGGTTTGCGCACGATTGTCGGAACGGATTCCTTTAGGAATTCGCTCAACGTTGATAATTTGCCTGAATCGGTCGTATCTCCATTGTCGAAACCGCTCGTGTGGGTCATGAGATGTTTTAAGGTGAGCGGAAATCCGGTTTCGTTCGGAATTTTCAAGTCGGGCAAGTAAGCATTCACGTCGTCGTCCAGATCGAGCTTGCCGCTTTCAGCCAATTGCATGACGGCCGCTGAGGTAAAGAGCTTGGATACGGAGGCTAGGCGGAAGAGGGTTTTATCGGCATCGACCGGTTTCTTGGCGGCGATATCGGCATAGCCGAACCCTTCGTTCAGTAGCACCTCTCCGTCTTTGACGACGACCAGAACGGCACCCGCCAGTTGATCTTGCACTTCTTTCTGCTGGAAAAACTGCTGAGCGAACGTCTTCACGTCGGCCTTGTCCAGGGTCCCGACGGAAGGGTTCGCTTTCGGGGCGGCAGCTAGAGCAGTTAGAGAGGTAGAGGGAAATAATAGCGTCGTGGCAAGAGTGAGGATGGCGAATTTTTTCATAGGGAATCTCCTTTGGTCTAGGGTTGTACCCACTATGCTATCATCCGGGTTCAGTCCTGAAATCCGTAGGAGAGGGCGTTTGGCGGGGGAACCGCGCATTCCTTTTGCGCGATCGCGCATGCTCGACTAGAGCCGGTGGAGACCTATTCAGTCGGAAGAGTAAGGAACTGCTCTGCGCCAATGCTTAAGATCAGCTTCCTTATGCTTTACTGCTGTCAATTAACGCCCAGGCAGTAGGATACACTACGTGGTTAAGAAGACGGATTCATACCAATCATCCCATCTCTTGTGGTCCGGGTAATGGACATTCGGAAGCTGCAAGGGCGCATGGTGCTGCTCGAACGCCGATCCGCCGAGGACGATCCTTAAAGTGGGATATTCCCGAATCGTGGACTCGATCCATTGATAAACCGTTTCTATGTGTTTAGAGGCGGTAACCGATATCGTAATGATTGAAATATTTTTCATTTTAATGATACTAGACAGTCCGATAACGGGCGTATTCGGACCGAGGTAGATGACGTCATGTCCTTTTTTCTTCAAGAATAGAGTAAAGTGCATTAAACCAATTTGATGATGCTCGTCTTCCGGACAGAAGGCAAGTACTTTGGGTAACCGCTGGTCAATCGGGAGAATTCGAAAGAGCTGACTAAACCTATGTAAAATGATTTGGGAGGCAAAGTGCTCCTGAGTAACGTTCAGGAGACCGGATTCCCAATCTGATCCGATTCTATGCAATACGGGAACGAGGATATAGTGAAACACGTTCTCGAATTCGTACATGGAAAAGGCAAGGTCGATGGTCTCGTTAGCTTGCGAAGTATTATAGGCGATTAAATCGTCATATAGCTCTTCAATCATTTTATCGTAAGTATTACCGGGGTTGGATATTGTGTTTTTCTCGACATTAACAAGAGAAGTTTCTTGTTGCAGCATATGAACGGCTTCGCTGATCTTAACTCCGTTCTCTTCCATTTGTTTTTTCAAATATCTAAGTTTACTAATGTCTTCTTCGCTAAACGATCTATGTCCGCCTTCGCTCCGATTGGGGGTGATAATTCCGTATCGATTCTCCCAAGCTCGAATGGTGACGACGGGGATGCCCAGCAGTTCGGAGACCTTCTTAATGCTATACATCTAATTTCCTCCCCTCCCCTAACACAATTATACATAATCTATACAAAATGACTATCATTTAAGGCTTTAAATTTGAAAATGCTCGAATTATGTAGAAAATACTTGCAAATATTGTATAGGTTTCGTATAATTCGAGTTAAATGTTATACGTAAATCTATACAATAAACTATACAAAAGAGGAGATCCTCTACATGATTAACGGGAAGCGCGAACTTTATTCGTCTACTCAAGTACTTGATCAGCGTGAAGTCCTCGCAGCGGTCGAGCAGTCGCTTGCCATGATTCAATTCGATAGACAGGGTCAAGTGCTATGGGCAAATGATAACTTGGCTAGGGCGCTGGGTTATCGCGCCACGGAGATGACGGGGATGAATCATAGACAGCTCTGTACTCAGGAATTCGTGAACAGCGCCGACTATTTCAAATTATGGGAGAGTTTGAGAAACGGGGATTCTTTTCAGGATAAAATTGCGCGGGTTACCAAGGATGGTCAGTCGATCTGGCTTGAAGCGACTTATATGCCCATATTAGATCAGGATAGCCAAGTGAAAGCCATTCTAAAAATCGCCACGAACATTAACTTAAGAGAGCAGGCGAAGGCGGAAGTCACGAGAAAAATGTTGCTTATGTCCGAGGAGCTATTAAATCGTGCCCAGCAAGGCATTTCTCGAAGTCACGAAGTCGAATCGGCTAT
Encoded proteins:
- a CDS encoding serine hydrolase codes for the protein MKKFAILTLATTLLFPSTSLTALAAAPKANPSVGTLDKADVKTFAQQFFQQKEVQDQLAGAVLVVVKDGEVLLNEGFGYADIAAKKPVDADKTLFRLASVSKLFTSAAVMQLAESGKLDLDDDVNAYLPDLKIPNETGFPLTLKHLMTHTSGFDNGDTTDSGKLSTLSEFLKESVPTIVRKPGETFRYDNYGFTLQGYIVEKVSGLPFQEYMAQKMFKPLGMNNSSFIFTEKVKKAIATPYDSTHKPTQHIANVPDSAPEGGMFSTGADMAKFLLAMLNGGQAGNERILADASVKEMEKRSVTIHPDIPGVGYAFESNYPKDYNGYAVVEKGGDLPGFHSNLWLLPEQNTGMFLALNSDKGNLRMPFFEQFMSRYFPETGDGPTLLDPMPTQQQLMRFEGLYRHIRTPALLSRISASDGALIVEDIFGKHVLRQAGDLLFYDEEGTPAGFKLDADGNVAYFSYNLTDSWSEKLPKPPKFNDVADDHPYAKYIYDLVQMGAIKAGTDRFEPSKPVTRGQFIAQIMPLAGFQLSTQPSSFIDLKGSPYEAVIQTAFEFGVVQGNPGGTFGPEQPLTREQAATFVWRLAKIGLGAAPVQADLAGPVSYWASEGVQYVVGRQLYGPDVKHSTGPVDYRPKENMLNEEAAALIYLLLQKLL
- a CDS encoding methyl-accepting chemotaxis protein, coding for MINGKRELYSSTQVLDQREVLAAVEQSLAMIQFDRQGQVLWANDNLARALGYRATEMTGMNHRQLCTQEFVNSADYFKLWESLRNGDSFQDKIARVTKDGQSIWLEATYMPILDQDSQVKAILKIATNINLREQAKAEVTRKMLLMSEELLNRAQQGISRSHEVESAIGKVVEGANENMIALQQLEKQTDFIRGLVRTIREVANTTNLLALNAAIEAAHAGEHGRGFNVVASEVRKLAGQVQETTKEVNVYVEGFVAQVQQIAKGTKHSQVVVSESQIRIQQNVNEFMGIGEAARLLDTQAKEFGLAL
- a CDS encoding MerR family transcriptional regulator, which translates into the protein MYSIKKVSELLGIPVVTIRAWENRYGIITPNRSEGGHRSFSEEDISKLRYLKKQMEENGVKISEAVHMLQQETSLVNVEKNTISNPGNTYDKMIEELYDDLIAYNTSQANETIDLAFSMYEFENVFHYILVPVLHRIGSDWESGLLNVTQEHFASQIILHRFSQLFRILPIDQRLPKVLAFCPEDEHHQIGLMHFTLFLKKKGHDVIYLGPNTPVIGLSSIIKMKNISIITISVTASKHIETVYQWIESTIREYPTLRIVLGGSAFEQHHAPLQLPNVHYPDHKRWDDWYESVFLTT
- a CDS encoding sensor histidine kinase, coding for MSFLQHPRIKRLFLYGCLAIFICSASYIQFHSLTTPFSGLEVEKNSSSEWTISGIQRDSIATEWEVDLGDRILSFDGRQDPKLFVIDEVKLVNGAKTIEVLDKEDQRRSIVIKPTRTDIFENSFAFLMELFLIGVGCYAVWRKPESRLIRRFFLLNVMIAFSIISLFSDELYLSNYLFLYCAIWVPYVMLSFYLLFAFRSMYARFRSLLLGFRIYSIAYSAFTTSFTVRKESYAWVSDTLNVVLIVTLILMAGITAFYWTRFDRIEKNQLFILFLGIFTSLMPYALLYAIPHLVWMDYFVPAEYALIGLVPISGTLTYLLIQRQMIDLKFYIPSLALHSFYYISALTLFVLAASWNSVVYAVGLFVLFGLLTYVYRRLLVRLRRKEDRKKEWIENQKLRLSLQMAEKKNIRDILKLFADLVHDMIEVQGLALVYIDEDDQPIVYSTGIYEGKWTFGNAETPDNNDWSSKSEFARVMELSHGPNEQNLGYLCLGPKSNGTLFSSEEQRIVEKFRVETIQMLTNARMLFRMQHEYEQGKEQIEHHERRFRDFRTYSQMLLEARESEKIRISYFLHDDLLQNLIFLSRDLEELHDTGRHEQERTATWLKCLYDSQRSIRSLSDNLYPHILDKGDLHEALRWLLRDMNRQEEIAVTLHYEPPSPEPFPSFVKANLFRAVRELIVNVFKHAEASEMQVRVWMSRDCIYCSVTDNGKGIPHISIPRQFVSGGARFGLLSVCDQMEHLGGSTEIDSVPGQGTSITLKLPLIKERLPNER
- a CDS encoding MurR/RpiR family transcriptional regulator yields the protein MNTLEFEMPLNRMSKSQQKIADFIAKSPERIPFYTEEDIAAKAGVSIATVSRFWKSIGYDNLKSFKKYLQETQHSTPARKMQHVLEQTEREVLGRMMTSAVVNLEETTKRISRRAFDQAVEALNEAQRIYVHGPGSTSCLTDLLRFRLNRIGMEVRIMAQSGHELLETLVHAGPKDVVLFFGFVRKSPEATVILDQATESGYKTILVTDLLVSDMINESDIVLQVDRGEADAFHSLVAPLSVVESLSVSLAGQRGEAAMEKLKQLHAMRRNYSSLLPK
- a CDS encoding response regulator transcription factor — protein: MNDNIRVYLLDDHPLVLEGLKNRLDSEPGIEVLHTFTDPREFIAQTELYCPDVALMDISLPYMDGFQLARLLKERYGNSLKIILLSGYTYEEFYYKAYKIGVHAYLSKQSSYGKIINAIKQSMLGHILIPENIGTTKDSNDALTAAEREVLQLLAKEKTNKEIALELAISQRTVEYHLTSINQKLEVKTRIGAVVKGFELGVLSFLKEE
- a CDS encoding PHP domain-containing protein; translation: MNIDLHAHVKLSKKTKFSLEYFQETIQEARLNGLDAIAMTEHFNTYRFHDIYEELDRQFQYKDDYYDVDGFKVFPGMEVDVKLGGHILVIGTRDSILALRSKLESHTDASNFVEFERLLDWCDELSLPRFGAHPHRQSNPLTQHAATTLRRLDGFDLNAKDLFTYGSGMRDEVKDLARSIGVPVVAGSDTHHPLQFGSVMNRLDADYDTVADLADCIRQERYRIEVSACLETKVKAANLVKKLLKQSGVFAIS